The sequence GCCCAGCTCGGCGCCACGGACGCGGTCACGGCCGTCGGTTTTCCGCTGACTTCGCTGCGCCTGCTCGACAGCCAGGGCGCCGAGCTGACACAGGCACCGCTGGGCGAGGCGGACGACCCGGCCCTGCGCTTTCGCTGCCTGCGGCGCGGCGAGCTGAACTCGGCCCTGCAGGCGGAGGCCGTCCGGCGCGGCATACCCGTGCGCCACGGCACCCGGCTGGTGTCCGTGGCACACGGCCCCGACAGCGTCACCGCGCGCCTCTCTGACGGGGACACCGTCACCGCGGACCTCCTCATCGGCGCGGACGGCCTGAACTCGACCGTGCGCCGGCACGTCCTCGGCTCCGCGCCGCAGCCCCGGTACGCGGGCCAGCGCGTCTTCTACGGCTACACGCACGAAGCTCCCGTGACCGACGGCACCGGCGTCATCACCATGGTGCGCGGCAGCGGAGCCGCCTTCGGCTACGCCTCCTCGCCTGCGGGGGAGACGTACTGGTTCGCGCGCGTCGCCGGCGACCCGCTGCCCGCCGACGGGCCGGCCTACCGCATGGCCGCCGACCTGCGCGACGAGCTTCTCACCGTCCTGCGCAAGGACTCCACTCCCGCCGCCGACATCGTCGCGGCCCGCGCCGACCGCATCATGGTCACCAACGCCACCGAGATGCCGCTCGGCACTCCATGGCACTCGGGCCGGGTCCTCATCGTCGGCGACGCGGCCCACGCGGCCTCCCCGGCCACCGGGCAGGGAGCCTCGATGGCCCTGGAGGACGCCGTCGTCCTCGCCAAGTCCCTGCGGGACACCCCCGATCCGCACCGCGCGTTCGCCGTCCACGAGCGGTACCGCCGCCCGCGCGTGGAACACAACATCACCGTCAGCGGCGGCATCTCCCGCGGCACCCGCACCCCTTCACGGGATGCCGCCGCGAATCCCGGCGCCCGGCGCGAGGACGACGCGCTGATCCGTCAACTGGCCTGGGACGTACCGCTGGAGACCGCCGCCGACGGCCCGGACTGAGCCGCGCACCGCCGCGAAAGTGCAAGAGGCGGAGCGGGGGAGTCCATTGCCGGAGGAACCGCGGAGCCGGATCGTTCGGGTGCATCCGGCCCTTCGGCAACAAGGAGCACCCGTGCGACTCTTGAGCAGAGCAGGCGGCGCCATGGCCGTCGCCGTCGCCCTGGCCCTCGGCGGCGGCACCGGAGCCCCGGCCTCCGCCGTCTCCCCGGCCAGCGACGCGACGTACAGCGTGACCGTGGGGACGCCCGTACCGTTCACCCACCCCACGGACACCCCCGCCGTCCCCTACCTCGACCGGGACGGCACCTTCCACTACCAGCAGTCCGCCGCCCTCTACGGCGCCAAGGACCCGCGGACCTGGGACTTCTACACCGGCAGGGACTTCGACAGCGCCACCTTCGACAAGGCGCTGAGCAAGGCCGTCAACCCCGCCAACGCGGACGACCGCAACGACGACACCACCTGGCGGTGCGACAACAGCCCCACCGGACGCGAGGCGACGTACCCGCCGGCCGGCTCGGGCTACGCGCACAAGAACTACTGCGACCTGTCGGGCGTGTGGGTCGACCCCGACACCGGTGACTGGTACGGCCTGGTGCACAACGAGTTCACCCCGCAGCCCTTCGGCGACGGACTGCACTACGACGCCATCGACTACACCGTCTCCACCGACCGCGGCCGCACCTGGACCATCAAGGACCACGTCATCACGTCCCCGTACAGCACCGAGCGCGGCGACACGGCGGCCTTCCCACACCAGACGTACTCCTACGGCGACGGCGACCAGCGCCTCTTCGTGGACACCGCCTCGGGTTACTTCTACGTGTATTACGGCTCCCGGATCGTGGACAAGAACGGCGGCTGGAAGGCGTTCTACGAACACGTGGCCCGCGCCCCGATCTCCGCGAAGATGGCGCCCGGGTCCTGGCAGAAGTGGTACGACGGTGCCTGGTCCCAGCCCGGCAGCGGCGGCCGGGAGAGCAACATCGTGCCCGTCGAC is a genomic window of Streptomyces griseochromogenes containing:
- a CDS encoding FAD-dependent oxidoreductase; this translates as MTATSVLVVGGGIAGTAAALGLDKAGFDVTVLESHPDAAEDLGAFLTLASNGMRALAQLGATDAVTAVGFPLTSLRLLDSQGAELTQAPLGEADDPALRFRCLRRGELNSALQAEAVRRGIPVRHGTRLVSVAHGPDSVTARLSDGDTVTADLLIGADGLNSTVRRHVLGSAPQPRYAGQRVFYGYTHEAPVTDGTGVITMVRGSGAAFGYASSPAGETYWFARVAGDPLPADGPAYRMAADLRDELLTVLRKDSTPAADIVAARADRIMVTNATEMPLGTPWHSGRVLIVGDAAHAASPATGQGASMALEDAVVLAKSLRDTPDPHRAFAVHERYRRPRVEHNITVSGGISRGTRTPSRDAAANPGARREDDALIRQLAWDVPLETAADGPD